TAGCAAGGGTTTAGGAGGTGATGGCATCGGTGAGGGTGTAGCGACCCTCACCGGCCATAGGTCGGGGTCGCTTTCGTTGAATTTGGCAAGGGCTCGGCCTCACAGCAAAGGCGAGGTTATCCTCGCTGGATTTGGCAAAGGTTTGGGAGGCCAGGACATTAGAGCCGTAGGGAATCTCAAGGATGCAAGGGCTAAGGGAGGGATCGGGGTAGCGTACAAAGGGGGCGCTTGGGCTTGTTCTTGGACTAGGGGTGGAGGTGACGCAgcggtagagagagagagagaacacacAGCTTCGTTCAGCGTGGTTTTATTGGATAGCGGAGGCAACAGACTAGGCGGATGCAGAGGCGGCATCACAGTTTGTTTGACGACGGGCTCCATCGTGAGTCGGAGAAAGAGCAATGCAAAGCGAAGAGGAGAGtgaataggagagagaaagtccTCTTTGCTAAAATTGAAATCAACTAAGAGAAGGAGAGCTAGGCTGAGAGGCGACAAAAAGCCTATGTTGCtgctgcagagagagagagagagagagagagcggagggAGAGGTGAAACTGAAATCAATTAAGAAAGAGGGAGAGGTGGGGCCTAGGCGGCGCCCAATGAATGAGGTGGGATTTTCACATGCTGGCATCCAAAcagtacctaatattttctccagcCACCAAGTTACTAAGTTGGCACCAAttaatttctccaacaatcatTAGAATGTCAATGTTTTTGTATAATGGATGATACAgcgaaaaattccaaatcagtACACGAGTAATAAATTCACCCCAAATTAGTTTTttcatttgtaataaatttatcatccattaattttcattaaattaaattattaccactgaaaattacaaattgatatacctGTGACAAGAGTCAAACCTCAACTTATATACTCATAAACTATTATGTGATATCTAACTCAGTAATTTAACAttttacaaatatattagtttggaatttttatagtcaaaaaattagtttgcagtaaatttattataggtatatcagtttagagtttttcatagtattaatccTTGTTCTTTTTGGGTTAGTTGAGAAGATAATGATAAGTTTAATTGGTGCATTAAATATGAaggatattttttttggtcgaaactaTGAAAGATTGGCTTCCCGCAATTTGTTGTGGATGGAGATAATAGAAAATGGGCAAGTTATATTcgttaaattgaattcaaaatctAATGAATGTGAATCTCTTGTGAATAGTACGTAAGTCTCACCAAATCAAACGGTCCAGATACAATTTGGTGTATGTAGTAGGCTCGCTAAATAATTTCTAGTATTCGTtatattttctacttttcataatttttggagtggGATTccttaatttgtgattttctgATTGAGTAACATTGCATTAGTGTCTACTTACAAATTAATTTGGCTGCCTGTGAGTGCGTCCTAAATGAGCGAGGAATAAGTCAACCACGCGATAATCATTATTTACGTCCATTTAAGAAGCCAATCTTGTGAACATGCCTTTATGTCTGTCgctttactctcttttttcagTCTGACGTACATAATATTTGTCTAAGTTCGTGTCGACAAGCTTAAGaattaatttattgaatttgattCTAAAGTGTATTTTTGGGAGATcactattctaaaaacttaaactattaaataaaagtaagatttaatattaatttaaatattttagcaCTTCCCTTGTTAAAAGGATTAAGCTAAAATAAAGGCATGAGCACTCCCGGTAGCGAGTGTGGTCCCATAAAATTTTACATGCATTCTCACATGCTCTCCTTAGAGAACTTATGTTTGAGCTCatcaatatattcaattgaaCACATATTATTGGATATattcattatttcacatcacactAATTATCTTATGTGAGACTTTTTTAGTACATCTCACATgtatattttaatgatttcccCCACACGTGTGAGCTCACTGCTGGTTCTGCTCCCTATCATTCTACACCAAAAACTTTAATCTCCTTCATCGTCCACACACCAACATATCTCAACTTAAATTTTCATTGCTCCCACTTTCACGCCTAATCTCTTTCTACATACCAAACTATGAAATCTATCATTGGGATTGTTACACCACAACGCCCATTACTCGAAAATTGCGTTTGATCATAAGGTTGTTTCTTTCCTTAAGATATTCACCACACACCAAAATAGATTGGACATTAAACACCAATTAACTATCGGCTCTAATACACGTGAGATTTTGAGGAATCAATGCTAACTAGTCTAAGCAATGTGCAATATTGGATCGAGTGTCCCAATAGTCCCCATTGGTTTAAAATGGTCaatatgaggaaaaaaaaacaaaggtatGTTTAGTATAACCAAgagaataaattgattttgtgtATAACAAAAACTTCGAttaaagggaaaattaccaaaaaaatcataaacttatgacattggtactaattcagtcataaatctttcaattaaaccaatttagtcctaaacattttcatatttgtacAAATTCAGGTACAAATTCAgtctatccaatcaattttgatatgCGGTGCTGATGTGGACGTTGGCCGTTAGGcaatgctaacgtggcaatttttaataattcttattttatatttttcaaattttgtatcaattttttttttttttttacttcttttcccttttcttttctttttccttttcttcctccttggattcCTTACAAGCTTGCCAGCCACTAGACGAGGGCCACCAAGCCCTCGTCGACCACTAGTGAGGGCTACGAAGCCCTCACCCGACCTCGCCTAGGGCCACGGGCAAGATGgctttgcccaaatctaggctagGCCATGATGGCCTTCGCCCAGGCCTTGGCAAATGTCAACATGGCCTTGCCAGCCGCAAGGCTGCCTTCACCAGCAACGAAGCCAAGgcaaggttggcctcacctagatctgggcAAAGTCGCCTCACCTAtggccctaggcaagggccatAAAGCCCTTGCCAACGTCGGGCAAGGCTATGACCCTCACAATAGCCGGTGAGGATTTGCAGCCCTCGCCCAATGGCTGGTCGacgtaagaagaagaaaaccaagaggaagaaaaggaaaaaaaaagaaataaaaagaaaaggaaataattaataaaaaaattcaaaaaaattatttaaaaattgtcatgtcgGCATTTATCGGCCGGCAGATGTCTACGTCAGTGTCGactggccaaatttggccagatgaactgaattggtatcaatatgaaaagatttaaacgtaaattgatcaaattaaaagatttaagactaaattgatatcaatgtcatagatttaagaatttttcttttttttgtacttttccctcAATTAAACATAGTATGGATCCACTTCACTGTCTATTTGGCGAACGTAATTAGACCATGTCAATCGATTAGCAAGTACTTTACTCAAAGCATATAAAGCAAGCCTATCGCACTCTTGAATTGCAGATCGGAAGAAGTCATATAATTgattttaccaaacactataACAGAATGAGCATTTAACACCAATCAACCTTCAACTTTGATACAATATTAGATTTAGTAGGACCCCTGCTGATTGTTCCATGTGCAATATTAGATCAAGTGTCCCAATGACCTCCATTGGTTTCTAAGGGTCAATccgtaaaagaaaagaattatctttagtaaaaaattgagaataaattgacccgtttatgaaataaattcgattaaacgTAGTCTGAACCCGCTTCACTGCCTATTTAGCGAATGCAATTGGACCATGTCAGTCGACTGGCAAGTACTTTAAGCATTCATAGCAAGCCTATCACACTCTTTAATCTCAGATTGGAAGAAGTCGATAATTGATTTTAGGAAACTTATTATATCCCCACTTTATAGTGTAAACGGGAAAAGGAGGTCCACAGAATCAAGATGTGTAGGAATCGAAATTGTTCAACTTCTCAAGAGAGACAGTTGAGCAGCGCAAGTTCATTCTTGTTCCTACTTCTGGGAGCAACATGCGAATCGCGCTGAAGGGTCTTCGTCTTTCTCTGCACTTGCCTCCGGGACTTGACCTTTGTGATTAGGTGTGAATATCATGTGAACGACACGGCTGTATAAGCATCGTCTCTCCGATCAACCTAATCTCTGCTGCTATATCTTCGACCGTGCTTCTGCCATATCTGTCCAAGACATCCTTAAAAGAGTCTTAGACCTGGTCTGTTAAAGTCTTGCAGTTTGGGGTGTGGATGACATGACGACAGGCTTGAATATGAACCAGTTCCCAAAGAAGCAGCATCGCCCGCAAGCAGTCCCTCGATGGAGGATCAAGAGAGCGGCCGCAACGTAAAACTGAGAACTAGAGATTGTTCAGTGCTTAAAGATTTCATCCTCGGTCACTTTCCACAAGGAGCGAAGCTTAATACTGCTCGTATGGTGAGCTAGATGCTCTGACCTAAATTTTCACTAGCTTCAAAATCTTCCATAAGAATAGCTCAGTGGATGTCTCTGTTCCATTCAACTGCAGGTATTAGCAGAGGCTATAGGAACTTTCATACTGATGTACTGCATATCGGCAATACTATCAATGACACAGCTGCTAAAAGGTGAAGTGGGCCTAATGGGGTACGCCGCCACGGCTGGGATGACCATAGTCATCATTATATTCTCTAGGGCCCATCTCTGATGCTCATGTTAATCCAGCCATCACAATCGCCTTCGCAATCTACGGTCACTTCCCGTGGTCTAGAGTGTGTGCCTCACTAATTATCCAATTTCCATGACCAGAAACGCCAGAGACATTTGTTGATGTTCTCTCTATTTTTGCAGGTTCCACTCTACATTATTGCTCAGTTGACAGGTTCAGTATTGGCGACCTATGTTGGAGCAATGGTCTACGGCGTTGAATCGAGTCTCATGATCACACGGCCTCTCGGAGGCCTGGCTTCTGCCTTCTGGGTGGAGTTCTTGGCAACATTCATCATGGTCTTCCTAATCGCGGGATTGACTTACAATCATCAATCAGTAAGACAGAAATTTTGCGCTTCAATACCCATTGTACAGATATGCTGGAGACAATAGCCCAAGTCAGagaatgtgataaatttatcattacgTTGAAAACTTTGCAGGTCGGCCCGCTATCTGGATTTGTCATCGGAATAGGCATAGGACTCGCCGTAGTGATCGCGGGGTGAGCGTGAACGCTTGTTCCCATCTGCAATTTCATCAGgataaactttttcttttgaaagctACTCAGTCAGACATCCTGAGCTCTGTTTGCTAATTCCCAGGCCAGTATCGGGAGCATCAATGAACCCAGCGAGATCGTTAGGACCTGCGATCCTCAGTTGGGATTTTGAGTCCATCTGGATATACATCATGGCGCCGGTTATAGGGGCCATCGTGGCTGCTTTCGTGTACCGCCTTCTTCGCCTACAAGGCCGGGAATCGAGCTCCACTGCATCTTCTCCTAACACCAGTTTGCTGATCTACTCTCAGGCGGCCCTTTGATGCAGCACGGGAGACAGGGAGGATATGATGGAGACTGTAATTGTAAATTAGTTAATAAACTAGCTTAAGGGTTGTCAGACTAAAGATATTCAGTTAATAGCAATATCTGCTGGAAAAATTTAGAGAATATGAAAACGAAAATAGTTGGAAATCTTTCGAAAAgatgaataaaataatataaattgttTGAGGCGTGTATGCGCTATCTTTAAAATGATTTCGCCTTAGAGTAAAAAGCTCAATGCGATAAGTTCTATTAGTATCATCCAAAATACAACAGAGCAGAATAACagaagaaagatgaataatGTTATGTGTACAATCCAATAGATAAATGAAAGATatttaaagaggaaaaacaatatATTTGTTTTGACTTACGTTTCTCTTTTCAATTATGTATGGAGTAACGATTTGTTGGTAAAAAAAGAGTCCATTGATTTTTGCATTTAGTGAAAATCGTTACAAAATGTTATAAAAGCATTATATATTGACCGTGGTCAAAACCTGTTACAAAACTCATTAAATTATAcaacaagaacaaagaaaacTAAGCTTGAAAATGCAGCAACATCCATCCTCAACCTCAAGAATGGGAGCAACCGGTGTTGCGAAGTAGGAGCGAGTTGCTGAACCTGAACGCCATCACAGCCACGTCGAACTCCACCAGATTGTCCTCCATCTGGTGCGCCCCGATCACGAGGGCAGTGATCGGCGTCGACCCTCCATCCACGAACCCCGGGCGCATCACCTCCTCGCTCACCCTCACCATCGAATTCACCCTTCGATCCCCACTGCGCGTCACTCGGGAGCACCAGCGCCATGGCCGGCACGTCCGGCCCCGCCACTCCACTCCTTATGCTCCTTGCGTCGAAGCACGCCCCGAATGGCGTGATCAGGTCCACtctcctcatcttcttctccgccGCCTGCTTCAAAAACTCCGCAACCAGAGCACTATAGATGGCCGAGTGGAGGACCGTGTACGGAGTCAGAGTACTGATTTTGGTCCCACCTCTTCCGTTCTTGTCGATAGCTAACGACGATGCCTTGAAATGGACCTGAGCCAGATTGACCTTGATGGCGGTCACGTCGACGAAGTACAGGTCGGACGGAGATGCGGAGCCATGAAAGGGCGGTCAGCTGACAGGATCGATGAGGAGCGACTCCAAGAGGTCCTGTTTGAGCAGAGGCCTGAAGTACGGCCGCCACTGACGTAGAAGTCGCCATGGCcggggagaaagaagaagaacggGAGGCAGAGAGCGAGCTTGTGGGGAGATTGAGGTCGGCTGAGAGCTTCATGGTGATCGGGTGGGCGATGGAAAGTGCCACCACGCCATTGCCGGCTACGGGAGATGCCGCTCGTGAACTTCGGAGGCACGCAAGAGAAAGGAAGTTGCCGCAGAAAATGGGAGACGAGGATGAGTGCACCGTTAATAtttccgattttcttttttcttttctacattACACAAAATGGacaatatacaaagaaaaatacaatttaCGACATACATCAGAAATTGAGCTTTACTCAATGTGATACCTCGAAAAAATacactagaagtgtcaaaagttatgtcactcactttggtgtcaagaaagttttttaatcacttaagtgccaaatcggataaaaaacgatcattttaatGCCACCGCAAGATATTCTGTGCCAAATTAATTACTTggctttttatatttaaaaaaaaagttttacgTGGCTTTTAAACAACGTTGTTTTCCTTCATCTTTaagaaaacaacgtcgttttgctgtcatacatggatggcctcacaaaaacgacaccGCACAGCTCATATAGGATTGAAATTGGGGGTTTTTTTGTCCGATCTTGCCTAACGCCAACTTAGCTTGCTCAATCACCATCGCTCGGCCTCCGTCAAAGTTGCTCGACTAAGTGAGCGCGAGAGGCTGAGGTTGTTGCTCGGGCAAGAAGCGACGGGAAGAATAGGAGGTgaggggcggaggaggaggacaagagCTTAGTTTGGTCAACAATGTCGGACCACCGGAGGTGGAGTTGTGCCGTGCTGGTGCCGGTGCCGTTGCTGGTGTCCTGCTAATGCTCGgtgttggtgttgttcttcgaggaagaagatgatagtGGAAGCCcatgccatctctctctctctctctctctctctcttaatttggGGATTTCTCTCTCTTGGATTTAAGGTTCTGAAAGACGctaaatggcgtcgttttgtttACTTCTTCGGCAAGCCACAttagtttcaaaaattaataaaaaaagtgtcgTCGGATTTCCAATCAATCAAATCGGcgatgacacttaaatgatcgttttcaaaaatttttagcacttaagtgatcaaaataaacttttgacaccaaattaaagtcgtacacaacttttggtaCTTCTAATGTATTTATCACGTGATACCTCCTATGCTCACCCTTAATCATTACTTACTTATCAAGTTTCATATAGAAATCTTTTATATCACCACCtaaatttgatatttcattGCCCCTCCTAATATACTGTTGTTTAGCCGGTACTTGTCACCACCATAATGTATTATTGTTTGGGTAGAATTGCTTATTCTTAGCATAGTCCCCTTTGGCTTCTAGTATACCATGCATTATAAACATAAGATTCATTTATGAGTCGAAGATAAGCTATAGATCATAGCTACCTATCACCATATCtacccttttgttttgtcaaTGGGTATAGGTATAGGAAGAAGTCCtgtcaaatagaaaaaattttaCAATGTTTTGAGGCCAATAATGGACCTTGGCCGGCACAGTAGCATAGTAAATAGAACTCTTTATCATTCCATGAATAGTCAATAGTCAACGCACATGGTTACACCTATGACTCAAGAAGGCACTTGACTGAAACACACACATGTATATTGCATGTAAATCTCCTATTGTTTTTCTATGTTGTTTTTGCTATTAGTATTTGCTATATTTGTTATGAAAATCACAACATCAATTAGGGAAAGTTGGTAATCCTAAATTACTAAAGTCATTATTACAGAATACTATCTCGTGTTTCGTGCTCCTTTTTAATGCCATTGTGTCCCACTTAATGAACACTATGTATCTAATACTCCCAAAAATTCATTTTGCTGATTACAGAAAGACAAAGTAAAGATCTATGCAGTTCGGATCCCAAGAAAACTAACCAATTTGACACGGCTctatttaaatttctaattgATATAGATCCTAGCTACCTAAGCTCCATGAAATTAGCAGCGATTTAAGCACTCGAATCTTCCTCGATTTGAATGAATGTACCAAACCCCTTCTTTTGGCTTAGCCCATGAGCGGTAAGGAGATAATTAAGATAATACAACAAAGTTCTAATTAGGTGCAGAAATATGTGGAACTACTTGGAACTTTTGCACATGGTGGGGTTCATTTACTTCGTCAATTGTTGCCTTTAATATCTAATTCGCTAACTTGATTACATGTTCAAACCAATCGCATCAAGCATTCAATTTTCAGCtattatcaaataaaattctttcaatttcttattcGACATATACGATCACCGACACTCAAATGGAGTGTTAAATTGTTAAAAACTATCCTGAGTTCATATTAGTCATGTGAATTATGATCAAGAGAGTCAAAAAATATATCCACGTTGCTGACACGTTTCCTAATCGAATGCTTCAAGTTTGCTACCatcgaagaaaatcaactctGAAAGAAAATTCCAAGGAGTCCCAAAGAAATTCAATCGTGGTGTCCAAGGTGCGCTTTCGAGGGGTTTGAAAGGTCTCGAATAGGTACGATCGGGGGTACCTGGCCTGCGACTTCATAATAGAGAAAGGAATCGACTTGACCCGTTTTGGCTTTTGCTTTGTAGGAAGAGTTTACTTTGACTCAGGACTCGGACCAAGATCGAGACTTGGATAGTTTGGCTCGGTCAAGACGTGTAAAACATGCATTTCACACGAAATAGGacttaataataattttattacattggACAATAATTTCATTAGGGATTCAACAATCGCACCATTCGACAAAGCTAATACATAGAAAAGGTACATGTTCCAAAACCGTAACCGCCAACATACACGGCAGGAAATTTCAAGAGAATAGTAAGTTAGAAAGGACGGTTGGAATCGTTTTGCTCTTGAAAACGTACACGAACTTATGTTTGAATTTTTCCGTCCAAACTTTTGGGGGGTCAAATCAAGGAAAAGTAACTCCTCTCGAATTGTCTAATCCAGTGCACGCATTATACATCTTTTGTGAGAATAGATAGATCGACTTAGGCTCATTGGATATGACTCGAGCTATGTATGTCAATTTTGTTGGAGCAAGTGTGACGTCTCAATAGGATTGACGTCTCAGTATGCTAACTATCCATCCACTCACAGCGCCGAGGTCTTAGTCAATATTGTTGCTTACAGCCCAATGACACAATGGTTCAGTAGGCAATTTAATTCATTACCTCTTCTGTTATCATCCTATAAACTTGCCAAGAGTTATACCCTCTTAGAACCAGATCATTTAATAACATAAAAAGACGGGGTTGCTAGAGTACCTCCATCTTGCGACATAATTTCAAAACTATAGCATCTGGATGCTTGAGatatagaaaaaatattaaacgaaatttcagtatgtgtCTACTAGGGAGGTCTCTCTCCAAGAATTTAGTTTATATAATCCCACAAGGGACAATAGGACCGGTATGGAAAGGCTCGTATCACGGCACAAATTTAGCGGCCAGACtggataaaagaaataaatcgtCGTAGGTcttaggttttcttttatttatcttattccttttattttctcatgaattgaaaattcaagGGTTTAGGTGTAACCATAGCCAAAAGGTCTCGagattcttctctctttcttaaaGTTCAAATGCGCGTTTTTGAAGCTTCTAAGCTTACATCAAATCCCAACACAGTTTGACAATGGGTTAACGAGCACAACGCACACTCACACTAGAATGTCAATGATAAAATAGTATACTAATTAGCAGCTTGGTGATGACTAATTTGTTGTTATATAAatgcaaaattgatgatttcGTTTGGTGGTATTTGCTGTCAAGGGACGAGAGTCACAGGCCAAGCAAGTCTATTTCGTGCGTGAAGCTGAAGTTAGCAAGGGTATCAATGCACATGGTGGGCCTCTTTGGGGACTCTTCTGAGATAGCAAGCTTTCGGCTTTTTAAAAGAGGGTTTGGACAAGATAGAAGCTGGcaatttcccccttttttttaagtTCACATTGGTTCAGACACGcgaatcgaattttaaaattacgTGCAAATCATTGGATGAGCTTATCTGCAATGGTACTTAGGTGCATGGAATGATTTAGTTGAGATAGATTGTCGTCCAATTAAGTGTAACCACAGTAGACTCAACTAATCATTATGTGATAAAGAAGGTGTTCTAGACCCATAAACTGAAACCCTAGAAAGAATGACCAGTGCCATGACAATGTCCACCCTTCATGGAGTCGAACATAAACTGATTTAACAACTGTAGACTTTGCATATGGTATAATGTGGTAAGCTGTCGAAATTCATGTGGGTATTATTAACGCATGCTTTCGGAACAATTCGTGAGTAGTCAAATACCGGAAACTCAGAAGGTTACAATGTTCAAAGagctgacttttctttttctgttttttcccccttttccgGTAGAAATTAGCATTTCTTTAGACAACAATGGAACGAGGTTTCGTAAACGAAACAGCGGGCGTACACCCTGGAGAATCATTGTCCAAAGTAGCGCCAACAGAATTACTAACGTCTAAAGGTTCATTGTCTTTAACCAAAAGGCCCTTAACACAAATAGGGgcagaattaaaaataaaaataaaaaattaagattctTCATACATCTCCTCCAATTCGTAGAGATGGAATTCATCTTGTCGTCCATCTATCTAGTTCCTTTTGTAATCGATGGTGATGGCGCACTGCCGTCCGCCGCGAGTGCAGCGTGGTGAATCGGAGAGGGGAATGGAAGGTTGCTGCTTCGGAGAGCAGAGGTGGGTTTGTGAGTtattctcaaactaattttgacCCTTCTGTCGAGGTTATTTTTGCCattacactaaaaaaaatgCTGTGCTTAAGCCATTTTCGGTGGGGTTGAGAATGGGTCTAAGGTAGAATCAAGAATTCGGACTGAATTGGCCATAAGAATAGGTCCTGTTCCAAGTTTCCGTACTTAGTGGTACTGTCACTTGGTAGATTCCTGGGTAAAAATTGAACTTGGAATCAATGAACTGTAGTTacatgttttgaactttttattatttattttattttatgtgttCATCTTTTATGGGATTATCGTTATTGATAAATGAGGATTTTTGTTCTTGCATTTGTTTTTATCTTGCTTTactaaaaatgagaaataaaaaggaagggaaaaaaaaaagaaattggacggTTATGGGTAAACCTTAAAATCAGTTGATAagatagatttcaaattttaaggtACGCGAAATAATTTcagattccaaaaattaaaaaaccaatTGGACAAGCCTTTATTAAATATGCTCAACAAACATGCCTGTGTGCCCCCAATTAAACGATACGACAAGAGATGGGAGTTAGTCCATCAATTTCAGAACCATCACTGAAAATCACAGATTCTAAGGAGGACTCCGCTCGAAATTTGTACCAAATCTCTtctgcaaataaaaaaagaaaaagaaaattgctctATAATTCTATCTAGTAACGTGCACAGGTCGTTCTCCATGTATTTATTTTTCGGCGAAGACATGTTCCAAGTTTTCTGCATGAAAGTTTCGGAAGTCCAAGCAAAGCACGTGGAACGTAGTTACTCCCATATCGACTCTTGTCTGTAGACACCCCTCGACAGCGGTTGTGTCATAAATTGGACTTTTTGTGCCGTTAGAAACCACTTATTACGTCATATCAAACAtatgtttatttaaaaattcttatTTGCCTCTGATGCTAAAAACAagctcaaaaattatttcccttGTTGTCACGTTGTCTGCCCGTTTACAATCCCCTTGCATTCCCTTCCCAAAGCTTGCCGATAATTATAGAAACATCCCCAGTTCCCTAAAATGAATCCCAAAATCATGAAAAGGAATCCGATTTTATTTTCTCGAAACTTCCGCAATCCCATTATTTACGAACACGGATGTTCTTAGTTAGGGCCAGGCATTAATACGTTTAGTAAAAGTCTGTTTGATActcatcttatttttatttttctattttttattccccaaaatagaaaaatatagaattttatttaataacgtcagttaatttttgtatttcccaaaaataagaaagtggccaaagaataaaattagaataaaaagaagagaaaaaagaatctACTTCTTTGTTCTCAggaactagaaaaaaaaaactatttctagatAAAAATTGTTCTTAAGAATAAAAATGTTAACAAACACAACGAAGAAACCTGCACTTATTCTTTCCATCCGTGATGATAAACTTAAACATGCGATACATGACATCACGAGTGCCTCCAAAGTACTGGATCGGTGCATTTTCTCTTACGTCAATACCGAACTTAGTTGGCATGCAAAGACAATAAGGGATCGATAAAGGAATGGCTAGGGTCTTTGCCTTTTGGGCTGTAAGGTTGTCTACTTAGCGTGTTGACGATTTAAGGAAATGGGACATGCTTGTCTGTCAGCGGATCCGAAGGGTACATAATTCTTCTCAGCATCCTAATCCAGAGGCTTCGCATTCTTCGGTGTCTGAAGATTGCTGGATGGAATTATGCCCGATTTGATGGATTCCAGTTGTTCGTCTTTGCTTTTTGTTCCGTTGTTCCCGCGAATGGCGGCCAGGTTGTGCGACGTTTTCAAAGGGATTCTCAGCATCAAGTTGCCGAGATTGCTTGATTAGGAGCCATTCTGCTGTCCAACTGGTATGTTTAAGTCCCACATTCACGAGACACATGCCATGTTTCAACTGAAATTGGACGACCGTGGACGATCGTGGTCTCCCAAccggaaagggagagagagagagagatcctaaGAGAAGTCAGTTACCATGTTCGATGAGTATCCAGCAAGGCAAAcgcatcctttttttttgttttttttctctcacctTTTGTATCGATGATTACATGATTATAAAGTTTATAGAATCGATGAGATTAGCTCGGAGACGACATAGGAGACGGTGGTGAGGCCAAATTGCAGTCCTtatccaaaatgattttttattaatattttattataaatttattgtggCTCTTTTCTTACACCAACAAACTTTAGGGTTTCACAATAACCAAATATTATT
This region of Eucalyptus grandis isolate ANBG69807.140 chromosome 8, ASM1654582v1, whole genome shotgun sequence genomic DNA includes:
- the LOC120287305 gene encoding LOW QUALITY PROTEIN: probable aquaporin NIP7-1 (The sequence of the model RefSeq protein was modified relative to this genomic sequence to represent the inferred CDS: inserted 2 bases in 1 codon), producing MEDQESGRNVKLRTRDCSVLKDFILGHFPQGAKLNTARMVLAEAIGTFILMYCISAILSMTQLLKGEVGLMGYAATAGMTIVIIIFXLGPISDAHVNPAITIAFAIYGHFPWSRVPLYIIAQLTGSVLATYVGAMVYGVESSLMITRPLGGLASAFWVEFLATFIMVFLIAGLTYNHQSVGPLSGFVIGIGIGLAVVIAGPVSGASMNPARSLGPAILSWDFESIWIYIMAPVIGAIVAAFVYRLLRLQGRESSSTASSPNTSLLIYSQAAL